The Sesamum indicum cultivar Zhongzhi No. 13 linkage group LG6, S_indicum_v1.0, whole genome shotgun sequence genome has a segment encoding these proteins:
- the LOC105164407 gene encoding subtilisin-like protease SBT3.5 isoform X2 produces MDKMSNTISFFTLLLIQLLVCLLDGHDKTLRLAFAESSNVSVYIVYLGERQHNDPKLVTDSHHDMLTNLMGSKELAKESMVYSYRHGFSGFAAKLTASQAQQLSEHPDVVGVMPNSFYKLQTTRSWDYLGLSPQTPNNLLNKSNMGDGVIIGVLDTGIWPESKAFRDEGLGEIPSGWKGFCQSGDQFSAAKHCNKKLIGARWFVDGLLAEIGRTLNLTRLGEILSARDAEGHGTHVSSTAAGAYVANVSYDGVGLGTARGGAPRARLAIYKVCWKLSGGQCASADILKAFDEAIKDGVHVLTLSIAAASLPLYSEVDGRDAIAIGSFHAIARGITVVCGAGNDGPLPQTVKNTAPWIITVAASTMDRAYPTQITLGNNKTFQGQSIYTGKEEGFTGLFYPADGGPDATAGVCEDLNLKPNLVAGKVVLCFTTVSSRIVTQIAARSVRVAGGVGVIVSKPPNDITAQCRSFPCAEVDYEVGTQILFYIRSAGHPVVKLSPPPTLVGKAVPAKIAEFSSRGPNTVAASVLKPDIAAPGVQIIAATSALDTSAEQGFTMLSGTSMATPHIAGIVALLRALHADWSPAAIRSALTTTAWMSDPYGVPIFAEGDPHKLADPFDFGGGIANPNGAACPGLVYDMDESDYINYLCSMEYNNSAISRLTGKPVTCPKTVSLLDVNLPSITIPYLGNSTTLTRTVTNVGATNSIYHVIVEPPTGTIVLVNPPILIFNSMTKKISFTVTVSSMHQLSAGYYFGSLIWTDGVHDVRSPISVRTAMPRLHAAAI; encoded by the exons ATGGATAAGATGAGCAATACCATTTCATTCTTTACTCTACTCCTCATTCAGCTTCTTGTTTGTCTGCTTGATGGCCATGACAAAACTCTAAGGCTGGCCTTTGCTGAGAGTAGTAATGTGTCA GTCTACATTGTTTATCTTGGAGAGAGGCAACATAACGACCCAAAACTCGTAACAGATTCACATCATGACATGCTTACTAACTTAATGGGAAG CAAGGAATTGGCCAAAGAGTCGATGGTGTACAGTTACAGGCACGGGTTTTCTGGATTTGCAGCTAAACTAACAGCATCTCAAGCACAACAACTATCTG AGCATCCTGATGTAGTAGGCGTGATGCCAAATTCGTTTTACAAGCTGCAAACAACAAGAAGCTGGGATTATTTGGGTCTCTCTCCTCAAACACCAAATAATCTtctaaataaaagtaatatggGCGACGGAGTTATTATAGGTGTCCTAGATACAG GAATATGGCCGGAGTCTAAAGCTTTTCGTGATGAAGGGCTGGGAGAAATCCCTTCTGGGTGGAAGGGATTCTGCCAATCTGGAGATCAATTCAGTGCTGCTAAACATTGTAACAAAAAGCTGATTGGAGCTCGGTGGTTTGTCGATGGACTACTAGCTGAGATTGGGCGAACATTGAATTTGACAAGATTGGGCGAAATTTTGTCTGCCCGAGATGCAGAAGGTCATGGGACTCACGTATCCAGCACCGCAGCTGGTGCTTATGTGGCAAACGTCAGCTACGATGGTGTTGGTCTAGGAACGGCAAGAGGAGGTGCTCCCCGTGCTCGACTGGCCATTTACAAGGTCTGCTGGAAACTTTCAGGTGGACAGTGTGCATCAGCTGATATACTCAAAGCATTTGATGAAGCAATCAAGGATGGAGTCCATGTCTTAACTTTATCAATTGCAGCTGCTTCTCTTCCTCTCTACTCTGAAGTTGACGGACGTGATGCCATTGCCATAGGCTCCTTCCATGCCATTGCAAGAGGCATCACCGTTGTCTGTGGAGCTGGAAATGATGGCCCGTTACCACAGACTGTCAAAAACACAGCACCATGGATTATAACTGTCGCAGCCAGCACCATGGATAGAGCATACCCAACCCAAATCACTCTTGGAAACAACAAAACCTTTCAG GGTCAGTCTATCTATACGGGAAAGGAAGAAGGCTTCACAGGGCTTTTCTACCCTGCAGATGGAGGCCCCGATGCCACAGCGGG CGTGTGTGAAGATCTTAACCTCAAGCCTAATCTTGTTGCTGGAAAGGTAGTTCTTTGTTTCACAACAGTGTCCAGTCGAATTGTGACACAAATCGCAGCACGATCAGTCAGAGTAGCAGGTGGTGTTGGCGTGATTGTTTCCAAGCCTCCCAATGATATCACAGCTCAATGCCGCAGCTTCCCCTGTGCAGAAGTTGATTACGAGGTCGGCACCCAGATCCTGTTCTACATCCGTTCAGCCGG ACATCCAGTGGTGAAACTAAGCCCTCCTCCAACTCTTGTGGGCAAGGCTGTCCCAGCCAAGATTGCCGAATTCTCATCAAGAGGCCCTAACACTGTTGCAGCTTCAGTACTCAAG CCAGATATAGCTGCACCAGGAGTGCAAATAATAGCTGCAACCTCTGCTCTTGATACATCCGCAGAACAAGGTTTCACTATGCTTTCTGGGACATCAATGGCTACTCCGCACATTGCTGGCATTGTGGCTCTTCTCAGGGCACTACATGCTGATTGGTCACCTGCTGCAATCAGATCTGCACTTACCACGACAG CTTGGATGAGTGATCCATATGGCGTTCCAATCTTTGCTGAAGGAGACCCACATAAGCTTGCTGATCCTTTTGATTTTGGGGGTGGAATTGCAAACCCAAATGGTGCTGCATGCCCAGGATTGGTATATGACATGGATGAAAGTGACTATATCAATTATCTTTGCAGCATGGAGTACAACAACTCTGCTATCTCTCGACTAACAGGGAAACCTGTAACGTGTCCAAAAACAGTCTCATTACTAGATGTAAATTTACCTTCCATAACTATACCATATCTTGGAAACTCAACTACCTTAACCAGAACGGTAACTAATGTTGGAGCGACAAACTCCATATACCATGTCATAGTTGAACCTCCAACTGGTACAATTGTACTTGTAAACCCCCctatattgatttttaactCCATGACCAAGAAAATCTCCTTCACAGTGACAGTCAGCTCGATGCATCAACTGAGTGCTGGATATTATTTTGGGAGCCTGATATGGACTGATGGTGTACATGATGTGAGAAGTCCTATTTCTGTCAGAACTGCAATGCCACGATTACATGCTGCTGCAATTTGA
- the LOC105164407 gene encoding subtilisin-like protease SBT3.5 isoform X1, which translates to MDKMSNTISFFTLLLIQLLVCLLDGHDKTLRLAFAESSNVSVYIVYLGERQHNDPKLVTDSHHDMLTNLMGSKELAKESMVYSYRHGFSGFAAKLTASQAQQLSEHPDVVGVMPNSFYKLQTTRSWDYLGLSPQTPNNLLNKSNMGDGVIIGVLDTGIWPESKAFRDEGLGEIPSGWKGFCQSGDQFSAAKHCNKKLIGARWFVDGLLAEIGRTLNLTRLGEILSARDAEGHGTHVSSTAAGAYVANVSYDGVGLGTARGGAPRARLAIYKVCWKLSGGQCASADILKAFDEAIKDGVHVLTLSIAAASLPLYSEVDGRDAIAIGSFHAIARGITVVCGAGNDGPLPQTVKNTAPWIITVAASTMDRAYPTQITLGNNKTFQVSNLWFARCIKALILIFQGKPLQGQSIYTGKEEGFTGLFYPADGGPDATAGVCEDLNLKPNLVAGKVVLCFTTVSSRIVTQIAARSVRVAGGVGVIVSKPPNDITAQCRSFPCAEVDYEVGTQILFYIRSAGHPVVKLSPPPTLVGKAVPAKIAEFSSRGPNTVAASVLKPDIAAPGVQIIAATSALDTSAEQGFTMLSGTSMATPHIAGIVALLRALHADWSPAAIRSALTTTAWMSDPYGVPIFAEGDPHKLADPFDFGGGIANPNGAACPGLVYDMDESDYINYLCSMEYNNSAISRLTGKPVTCPKTVSLLDVNLPSITIPYLGNSTTLTRTVTNVGATNSIYHVIVEPPTGTIVLVNPPILIFNSMTKKISFTVTVSSMHQLSAGYYFGSLIWTDGVHDVRSPISVRTAMPRLHAAAI; encoded by the exons ATGGATAAGATGAGCAATACCATTTCATTCTTTACTCTACTCCTCATTCAGCTTCTTGTTTGTCTGCTTGATGGCCATGACAAAACTCTAAGGCTGGCCTTTGCTGAGAGTAGTAATGTGTCA GTCTACATTGTTTATCTTGGAGAGAGGCAACATAACGACCCAAAACTCGTAACAGATTCACATCATGACATGCTTACTAACTTAATGGGAAG CAAGGAATTGGCCAAAGAGTCGATGGTGTACAGTTACAGGCACGGGTTTTCTGGATTTGCAGCTAAACTAACAGCATCTCAAGCACAACAACTATCTG AGCATCCTGATGTAGTAGGCGTGATGCCAAATTCGTTTTACAAGCTGCAAACAACAAGAAGCTGGGATTATTTGGGTCTCTCTCCTCAAACACCAAATAATCTtctaaataaaagtaatatggGCGACGGAGTTATTATAGGTGTCCTAGATACAG GAATATGGCCGGAGTCTAAAGCTTTTCGTGATGAAGGGCTGGGAGAAATCCCTTCTGGGTGGAAGGGATTCTGCCAATCTGGAGATCAATTCAGTGCTGCTAAACATTGTAACAAAAAGCTGATTGGAGCTCGGTGGTTTGTCGATGGACTACTAGCTGAGATTGGGCGAACATTGAATTTGACAAGATTGGGCGAAATTTTGTCTGCCCGAGATGCAGAAGGTCATGGGACTCACGTATCCAGCACCGCAGCTGGTGCTTATGTGGCAAACGTCAGCTACGATGGTGTTGGTCTAGGAACGGCAAGAGGAGGTGCTCCCCGTGCTCGACTGGCCATTTACAAGGTCTGCTGGAAACTTTCAGGTGGACAGTGTGCATCAGCTGATATACTCAAAGCATTTGATGAAGCAATCAAGGATGGAGTCCATGTCTTAACTTTATCAATTGCAGCTGCTTCTCTTCCTCTCTACTCTGAAGTTGACGGACGTGATGCCATTGCCATAGGCTCCTTCCATGCCATTGCAAGAGGCATCACCGTTGTCTGTGGAGCTGGAAATGATGGCCCGTTACCACAGACTGTCAAAAACACAGCACCATGGATTATAACTGTCGCAGCCAGCACCATGGATAGAGCATACCCAACCCAAATCACTCTTGGAAACAACAAAACCTTTCAGGTGAGTAATTTATGGTTCGCCAGATGCATCAAGGCATTGATACTGATTTTCCAAGGAAAACCCTTGCAGGGTCAGTCTATCTATACGGGAAAGGAAGAAGGCTTCACAGGGCTTTTCTACCCTGCAGATGGAGGCCCCGATGCCACAGCGGG CGTGTGTGAAGATCTTAACCTCAAGCCTAATCTTGTTGCTGGAAAGGTAGTTCTTTGTTTCACAACAGTGTCCAGTCGAATTGTGACACAAATCGCAGCACGATCAGTCAGAGTAGCAGGTGGTGTTGGCGTGATTGTTTCCAAGCCTCCCAATGATATCACAGCTCAATGCCGCAGCTTCCCCTGTGCAGAAGTTGATTACGAGGTCGGCACCCAGATCCTGTTCTACATCCGTTCAGCCGG ACATCCAGTGGTGAAACTAAGCCCTCCTCCAACTCTTGTGGGCAAGGCTGTCCCAGCCAAGATTGCCGAATTCTCATCAAGAGGCCCTAACACTGTTGCAGCTTCAGTACTCAAG CCAGATATAGCTGCACCAGGAGTGCAAATAATAGCTGCAACCTCTGCTCTTGATACATCCGCAGAACAAGGTTTCACTATGCTTTCTGGGACATCAATGGCTACTCCGCACATTGCTGGCATTGTGGCTCTTCTCAGGGCACTACATGCTGATTGGTCACCTGCTGCAATCAGATCTGCACTTACCACGACAG CTTGGATGAGTGATCCATATGGCGTTCCAATCTTTGCTGAAGGAGACCCACATAAGCTTGCTGATCCTTTTGATTTTGGGGGTGGAATTGCAAACCCAAATGGTGCTGCATGCCCAGGATTGGTATATGACATGGATGAAAGTGACTATATCAATTATCTTTGCAGCATGGAGTACAACAACTCTGCTATCTCTCGACTAACAGGGAAACCTGTAACGTGTCCAAAAACAGTCTCATTACTAGATGTAAATTTACCTTCCATAACTATACCATATCTTGGAAACTCAACTACCTTAACCAGAACGGTAACTAATGTTGGAGCGACAAACTCCATATACCATGTCATAGTTGAACCTCCAACTGGTACAATTGTACTTGTAAACCCCCctatattgatttttaactCCATGACCAAGAAAATCTCCTTCACAGTGACAGTCAGCTCGATGCATCAACTGAGTGCTGGATATTATTTTGGGAGCCTGATATGGACTGATGGTGTACATGATGTGAGAAGTCCTATTTCTGTCAGAACTGCAATGCCACGATTACATGCTGCTGCAATTTGA
- the LOC105164408 gene encoding beta-1,6-galactosyltransferase GALT31A, translating to MGLMLGSRPPHKAGGIAGNISGLSTRWVSLLCIASFCLGVVVVNRFWTVPDSVDSENNVMSLGKYRARDIYPAINCDKKLGAPETGNILSQVSKSHDIIMTLDKTISSLEMQLAAARAAKAEDEAKSKDTKLGNDSSNNRPKVFFVMGIITAFSSRKRRDSIRDTWMPQGQNLKKLEKEKGIIIRFVIGHSATPGGVLDRAIDAEEAQHKDFLRLNHVEGYHELSSKTQIYFSTAAAKWEADFYVKVDDDVHVNLGILGSLLSRHQSKPRVYIGCMKSGPVLAQKGVKYHEPEYWKFGEEGNKYFRHATGQIYAISKDLATYVSVNRHILHRYANEDVSLGSWFIGLDVEHIDERSLCCGTPPDCGWKAQAGNHCAASFDWSCSGICKSVERMEDIHQRCGEGEGAIWHSSA from the exons ATGGGGTTGATGCTTGGGAGCAGACCGCCGCACAAGGCCGGTGGCATTGCCGGAAATATTAGCGGTTTGTCGACGAGATGGGTGTCTCTGTTGTGCATTGCCAGCTTCTGCTTGGGAGTTGTTGTTGTGAATAG GTTTTGGACCGTGCCCGATTCAGTTGATTCAGAAAACAATGTAATGTCTCTTGGAAAATATCGGGCTAGAGATATTTATCCTGCTATTAATTGCGACAAGAAG TTGGGCGCTCCTGAGACAGGGAACATACTTTCTCAAGTTTCAAAATCTCATGATATAATCAT GACATTAGACAAAACCATATCTTCACTGGAAATGCAACTTGCTGCAGCAAGAGCAGCTAAAGCTGAGGACGAAGCAAAATCTAAGGATACAAAGTTAGGAAATGATTCGTCAAATAACCGCCCTAAGGTGTTCTTTGTGATGGGAATCATTACTGCATTTAGCAGCAGAAAACGTAGGGATTCTATTAGAGATACATGGATGCCTCAAG GGCAAAATTTGAAGAAGCTggagaaagaaaagggaatAATCATAAGATTTGTGATAGGGCACAG TGCAACACCTGGTGGAGTTTTGGATAGGGCGATTGATGCTGAAGAAGCACAGCATAAGGACTTCCTGCGACTG AATCATGTAGAAGGGTATCACGAATTGTCttcaaaaactcaaatttacTTTTCAACAGCTGCTGCTAAGTGGGAAGCCGACTTCTACGTTAAAGTCGATGATGATGTGCATGTGAATCTTG GAATTCTAGGTTCATTATTGTCCCGCCATCAATCAAAGCCCCGCGTTTACATCGGTTGCATGAAGTCTGGACCTGTCCTTGCACAGAA AGGGGTCAAGTACCACGAACCAGAATATTGGAAATTTGGCGAGGAGGGGAACAAGTATTTTAGGCATGCAACGGGACAAATTTATGCAATCTCCAAAGACTTGGCGACCTACGTTTCTGTTAACCG ACACATACTGCACAGGTATGCGAATGAAGATGTATCTCTTGGGTCTTGGTTTATTGGTCTCGATGTTGAGCATATTGACGAACGGAGCCTCTGTTGCGGGACACCCCCCG ATTGTGGGTGGAAAGCACAGGCGGGGAACCACTGTGCGGCATCATTTGACTGGAGCTGCAGCGGCATATGCAAATCAGTTGAAAGAATGGAAGACATCCACCAACGGTGCGGTGAGGGTGAAGGAGCCATTTGGCACTCCAGTGCTTGA